The proteins below are encoded in one region of Prevotella melaninogenica ATCC 25845:
- the pnp gene encoding polyribonucleotide nucleotidyltransferase, giving the protein MNVITKTVQLPDGRTISIETGKVAKQADGAAVLRMGNTVLLATVCAAKEAVPGTDFMPLQVDYREQYAAAGRYPGGFTKREGKANDDEILTSRLVDRVLRPLFPSDYHCEVYVQVMLLSADGVDQPDALAGLAASAALAASDIPIEHTTSEVRVARVNGEYVINPTFEQMKEADMDLMVGATKDNIMMVEGEMDEVSEQDLIGALKAAHEAIKPMCEMQEELSKACGTDVKRAYEDEVNDEELREELRKATYDACYAQAQSGDDDKKHREETYDKIKSDFTEAYDAAHTDLSEDDLEEKHTLIDRYFADVQRDSMRRSVLDTGKRMDGRATDEIRPIWCEIDTLPMPHGSSLFQRGETMSLSTCTLGTKMDEKMVDNVLEKSYQRFLLHYNFPPFCTGEAKAQRGVGRREIGHGHLAWRGLKGQIPADFPYTVRLVSQILESNGSSSMATVCAGTLALMDAGVPMKKPVSGIAMGLIKNPGEDKYAVLSDILGDEDHLGDMDFKTTGTKDGLTATQMDIKCDGLSFEILEKALMQAKAAREHILNIMTETIAEPRAEMKPQVPRIVQLEIPKEFIGAVIGPGGKIIQQMQEETGATITIEETDGVGKVQVSAPNKDSIDAALGKIKAIVAVPEIGEVYEGTVRSIMPYGCFVEILPGKDGLLHISEIDWKRLETVEEAGIKEGDKIKVKLLEIDPKTGKYKLSRRVLLEKPEGYVEPQRRPRGDRRPRRDGERRFDERRPRRENNEFENND; this is encoded by the coding sequence ATGAACGTAATTACGAAAACAGTTCAATTGCCAGATGGAAGAACCATCTCAATTGAAACCGGAAAGGTTGCAAAGCAGGCCGATGGTGCAGCAGTTCTCCGCATGGGTAACACAGTACTTCTTGCCACTGTTTGTGCAGCTAAAGAGGCAGTTCCGGGAACAGACTTCATGCCTTTGCAAGTTGATTATCGCGAGCAGTATGCTGCCGCAGGTCGTTACCCAGGTGGTTTCACCAAGCGCGAAGGCAAAGCCAATGACGACGAAATCCTAACATCACGCCTTGTGGACCGTGTTCTTCGTCCACTTTTCCCATCAGATTATCACTGTGAAGTTTATGTACAGGTAATGTTGCTGTCTGCTGACGGCGTTGATCAGCCTGACGCACTTGCTGGTTTGGCAGCTTCTGCAGCGCTTGCAGCTTCAGATATTCCAATCGAGCATACTACTTCAGAGGTTCGTGTTGCACGTGTTAACGGCGAGTACGTTATCAACCCAACTTTCGAGCAGATGAAGGAAGCTGATATGGACCTCATGGTTGGTGCTACCAAGGACAATATCATGATGGTAGAGGGTGAGATGGACGAGGTTTCTGAGCAGGATCTCATCGGTGCTTTGAAGGCTGCACACGAGGCAATCAAGCCTATGTGTGAAATGCAGGAAGAGCTTTCAAAGGCTTGCGGTACAGATGTTAAGCGTGCATACGAAGATGAAGTCAATGATGAGGAGTTGCGTGAGGAGCTCCGTAAGGCTACATACGACGCTTGCTACGCTCAGGCTCAGAGCGGTGACGATGATAAGAAGCACCGTGAGGAGACTTATGACAAGATTAAGTCTGATTTCACTGAGGCTTATGACGCAGCTCACACAGACCTTTCAGAAGACGACCTCGAAGAAAAACACACTCTTATTGACCGTTACTTTGCTGATGTTCAGCGTGACTCAATGCGCCGTAGCGTACTTGATACGGGTAAGCGTATGGACGGTCGTGCAACAGATGAGATTCGTCCTATTTGGTGCGAGATTGATACACTACCAATGCCACACGGAAGTTCTCTCTTCCAGCGTGGTGAAACAATGTCTCTCTCTACTTGTACTCTTGGTACAAAGATGGATGAGAAGATGGTTGATAACGTTTTGGAGAAGAGCTACCAGCGCTTCCTCCTTCACTATAACTTCCCTCCATTCTGTACAGGTGAGGCTAAGGCTCAGCGTGGTGTAGGCCGTCGCGAGATTGGTCATGGTCATCTTGCATGGCGTGGTTTGAAGGGTCAGATTCCTGCTGACTTCCCTTACACTGTTCGTTTGGTAAGTCAGATTCTCGAATCTAATGGTTCTTCTTCTATGGCAACCGTATGTGCAGGTACACTTGCATTGATGGATGCAGGTGTTCCAATGAAGAAACCAGTGTCAGGTATCGCTATGGGTCTTATCAAGAACCCAGGAGAAGATAAGTATGCTGTACTGAGTGACATCCTCGGTGATGAGGACCACTTGGGCGATATGGACTTCAAGACAACCGGTACAAAGGACGGTTTGACCGCAACTCAGATGGATATCAAGTGTGATGGTTTGTCATTCGAGATTCTTGAGAAGGCGCTTATGCAGGCAAAGGCTGCTCGTGAGCACATCCTCAACATCATGACTGAGACTATTGCAGAGCCACGTGCTGAGATGAAACCACAGGTTCCACGTATCGTTCAGTTGGAGATTCCTAAGGAGTTCATCGGTGCTGTTATCGGTCCTGGTGGTAAGATTATCCAGCAGATGCAGGAGGAAACAGGTGCTACTATCACTATCGAGGAGACTGATGGTGTTGGTAAAGTACAGGTTTCTGCACCTAATAAGGATTCAATCGACGCTGCTTTGGGTAAGATCAAGGCTATCGTTGCAGTTCCAGAGATTGGTGAGGTTTACGAGGGTACAGTACGTTCTATCATGCCATATGGCTGCTTCGTAGAGATTCTACCAGGTAAGGACGGCTTACTTCACATCTCAGAAATTGACTGGAAGCGTCTTGAAACTGTTGAAGAGGCAGGTATCAAGGAAGGCGATAAGATTAAGGTTAAACTCCTCGAGATTGATCCTAAGACAGGTAAGTACAAACTTTCACGTCGCGTTTTGCTTGAGAAACCAGAGGGATATGTTGAGCCACAGCGTCGTCCACGTGGTGATCGTCGTCCACGTCGTGACGGTGAGCGTCGCTTTGATGAGCGTCGTCCACGTCGTGAGAACAATGAATTTGAGAACAACGATTAA
- a CDS encoding copper resistance protein NlpE N-terminal domain-containing protein: protein MKKIMFLVAACAAMVACNNGKTTANNEGADSAVQDSAAAGDSAVYEGLTPAADVAGIKYRVALAKDSSNGFSVSESYMKSASETDTVYNYTGKYQVVEKDVKGKKNTYYQFELGKDNKTNFLVVNDSTLRLVNSDFEEPAVNTKDMNYDLKLK from the coding sequence ATGAAAAAGATTATGTTTTTGGTAGCTGCTTGTGCAGCTATGGTAGCTTGTAACAATGGCAAGACTACTGCAAACAACGAGGGTGCAGATTCTGCAGTTCAGGATTCAGCTGCTGCTGGCGACTCTGCTGTTTACGAGGGTTTGACACCTGCAGCTGATGTTGCTGGTATCAAGTATCGTGTTGCTTTGGCAAAGGATTCATCAAATGGTTTCAGCGTATCTGAGTCTTACATGAAGTCTGCTTCTGAGACTGATACTGTTTACAACTATACAGGTAAATATCAGGTTGTAGAGAAGGACGTTAAGGGTAAGAAAAATACTTACTACCAGTTCGAGTTGGGTAAGGACAACAAGACCAACTTCCTCGTAGTAAACGATTCTACACTTCGTCTTGTTAACTCTGACTTCGAGGAGCCAGCAGTAAATACAAAGGATATGAACTACGACTTGAAGTTGAAGTAA
- a CDS encoding lamin tail domain-containing protein: MNYIVRAFIYATIALGLVACSQEDINSTERQKAKEEITFTVDVTLDKNVEDMVNAKQMTNVWDTEQPATTRTPITYDKQGSLTYNWRVGSTIPLFVYITDGKYKKSYKLDKGLQVISAHKGYFTFSVPSYFDLSKLQVASATGKEDGVENGAWTIGIGYDGVMRVFGPKAIDASSYDYNIPLYSKLTKVDPATKHAKVQFLMLGSWIGVRAKSDMYYKSNVYSIALKSDVLHMDGKFDLSKASPVWEADKYRISFNARHNTIVDECDTIRVNNFAIGGEADGAGTTKYTKPFYIWVKATPGATSTTKARVILRSEADSKTGAVAPQIDFLSMRNRFYREAKDIVNFKDGDTYNFSINASLKETRGALMITEYYHSSAQNGENSWIEITNASRETVSLKGYYLVSPNPWNVEPYRALYVANLTDLKALSRGSSSVGMPGNSTTSIPAGKSICLAAGTGYAEVVAKNKAYQVINTGSGVSTPSAVTGGVHYSKYICKDGWNIDLKDPNNNIVDNFGVEVAYLLNGSNGFYYNYYLGERDFIRSKETPFNAPYNGFNPKGWYYMPIETSGLNFLGTFNDYDSRFIPFVDYKDGGSGNRPERYRDMSYYTNIIHLP; this comes from the coding sequence ATGAATTACATTGTAAGAGCATTCATTTACGCAACAATAGCACTTGGACTTGTTGCCTGCTCGCAGGAAGATATCAATTCAACTGAGCGACAGAAAGCAAAAGAAGAAATTACTTTCACCGTTGATGTTACATTAGACAAGAATGTAGAGGATATGGTGAACGCAAAGCAGATGACAAATGTATGGGATACTGAACAGCCTGCTACGACCCGTACTCCTATTACTTACGATAAGCAAGGGTCATTGACTTATAACTGGCGGGTTGGTAGTACGATTCCTTTATTCGTCTATATCACTGATGGAAAATACAAAAAAAGTTACAAACTTGACAAAGGTTTGCAGGTTATCTCAGCCCATAAGGGTTACTTTACATTCTCTGTACCATCCTATTTTGACTTGTCTAAACTGCAAGTGGCATCGGCTACGGGTAAGGAAGACGGTGTAGAAAATGGTGCATGGACAATAGGTATAGGCTATGATGGTGTCATGAGAGTTTTTGGACCAAAGGCTATAGATGCAAGTTCATACGATTATAACATCCCACTTTATTCGAAGTTAACGAAAGTAGACCCTGCTACAAAGCATGCTAAAGTTCAGTTTTTAATGTTAGGAAGCTGGATTGGCGTTAGAGCAAAGTCGGATATGTATTACAAGAGCAATGTTTATTCTATTGCTTTGAAGTCTGACGTGCTCCACATGGATGGAAAATTCGATCTGTCAAAAGCTTCTCCTGTATGGGAAGCAGACAAATACAGGATCAGTTTCAATGCTCGCCATAATACGATAGTGGACGAGTGTGACACGATTAGAGTTAATAATTTCGCTATTGGTGGTGAGGCTGATGGAGCAGGAACAACCAAGTATACCAAGCCTTTCTATATCTGGGTAAAGGCTACACCAGGCGCAACCAGTACGACAAAAGCAAGAGTTATCCTCCGCAGTGAGGCTGATAGCAAGACAGGAGCAGTAGCTCCACAGATTGATTTCTTGTCTATGCGTAATCGATTCTATCGTGAAGCGAAAGATATTGTAAACTTCAAAGATGGTGATACGTATAACTTTAGTATTAATGCAAGTCTGAAAGAGACACGTGGAGCATTGATGATAACAGAGTATTACCATTCTTCTGCACAAAATGGAGAGAACAGTTGGATTGAGATAACAAATGCTTCAAGAGAGACTGTATCGTTGAAAGGATATTATCTTGTGAGTCCAAACCCATGGAATGTGGAACCTTATAGAGCATTATATGTCGCTAATCTGACTGACCTCAAAGCATTGAGCCGAGGAAGCAGTAGTGTTGGTATGCCAGGAAACTCAACAACATCGATACCTGCAGGAAAGTCTATTTGCTTAGCTGCGGGCACAGGTTATGCAGAAGTTGTTGCTAAGAATAAGGCTTATCAGGTTATTAATACAGGGTCTGGAGTGTCTACTCCGTCAGCTGTTACGGGTGGTGTACACTATTCAAAGTATATTTGTAAAGACGGTTGGAACATCGATTTGAAAGACCCTAACAATAATATAGTAGACAATTTTGGTGTTGAAGTAGCCTATTTGTTGAATGGCAGCAATGGTTTTTATTATAATTATTATTTAGGAGAGAGGGATTTTATTCGTTCAAAAGAGACACCTTTTAATGCTCCTTATAATGGATTTAATCCAAAGGGATGGTATTATATGCCAATAGAAACAAGTGGATTAAACTTCCTTGGAACTTTTAATGATTATGATAGTAGGTTCATACCATTCGTGGATTATAAAGATGGTGGAAGTGGGAATAGACCAGAACGCTACCGTGATATGTCTTATTACACCAATATCATTCATCTTCCATAA